A section of the Spirosoma pollinicola genome encodes:
- a CDS encoding HupE/UreJ family protein, protein MWIQPCWGHGMGGTGLLHPLTGLDHLLAMLAVGAWSAQLGGRSIYIVPACFAGMMVLGGVAGILYPMIPYLETAIAMSVLMLGLAVSIDQPTGWFVASFGVGIFGFCHGFAHGSEMNRTEGITEYILGFLITTVSLHLIGAFGGLLLVEASQGRRHLRQIGVVTSLIGVYLLVR, encoded by the coding sequence GTGTGGATTCAGCCTTGTTGGGGTCATGGTATGGGGGGCACGGGTTTGTTGCATCCGCTCACAGGTTTAGACCATCTGCTGGCTATGCTGGCCGTAGGGGCTTGGAGTGCCCAACTGGGGGGGCGCTCGATTTATATCGTGCCAGCCTGTTTTGCCGGGATGATGGTTCTGGGTGGTGTAGCGGGAATACTCTACCCCATGATCCCGTATTTGGAAACAGCTATTGCGATGTCGGTACTGATGCTGGGTTTAGCTGTCAGTATTGATCAACCGACTGGTTGGTTCGTAGCTAGTTTTGGGGTGGGTATTTTTGGTTTTTGCCATGGGTTCGCCCATGGCTCAGAAATGAACCGAACCGAGGGGATCACGGAATACATCCTTGGCTTTTTAATTACAACGGTTAGTCTTCATTTGATTGGTGCCTTTGGCGGGCTTCTACTGGTGGAAGCGAGTCAAGGCAGAAGGCACTTACGCCAGATCGGTGTAGTGACGAGTTTAATCGGCGTTTACTTGTTAGTGCGATAA
- a CDS encoding recombinase family protein, which yields MESQPLSHVAYYRVSTKQQGQSGLGLEAQRTQVLGFIGSHAQLVREFIEVESGKRDSRPQLIEALAYARQHKARLVIAKLDRLSRNAGFIFALKDSGVDFVCADMPDANTLTIGIFATLAQHERELIGERTRKALAVKKQQGFQLGSPQNLTLQAQRKGVEAIKLKAATNENNRRALLTIKGYLQQEKTLQQIADELNASGFRTAKGHMFQRVHIFRLKAKLS from the coding sequence ATGGAAAGTCAACCTCTATCCCATGTCGCTTATTACCGGGTCTCCACCAAACAGCAGGGTCAGAGCGGTCTTGGCTTGGAAGCTCAGCGTACCCAAGTGCTAGGCTTCATCGGTAGTCATGCCCAATTGGTGCGGGAGTTCATCGAAGTGGAAAGTGGTAAACGTGATAGTCGTCCTCAACTCATCGAAGCTTTAGCTTATGCCAGGCAGCACAAGGCCCGACTCGTCATTGCCAAACTGGATCGACTCAGCCGCAACGCTGGTTTTATTTTCGCACTCAAAGACAGCGGTGTGGATTTTGTCTGCGCCGATATGCCGGATGCCAACACTTTAACCATTGGCATTTTTGCCACCTTGGCCCAGCACGAGCGGGAACTCATCGGTGAACGAACCCGAAAGGCACTGGCGGTTAAGAAGCAACAAGGGTTTCAACTTGGATCACCACAGAATCTGACACTACAGGCCCAGCGAAAAGGGGTAGAAGCCATTAAACTGAAGGCGGCTACCAATGAAAATAACCGGCGGGCGTTGCTGACGATCAAGGGATATCTCCAGCAGGAGAAGACTTTACAACAAATTGCCGACGAGCTGAACGCGTCCGGATTCCGCACTGCCAAGGGACACATGTTTCAGCGAGTTCATATTTTCCGCTTAAAAGCAAAACTTTCATAG